A single region of the Palaemon carinicauda isolate YSFRI2023 chromosome 17, ASM3689809v2, whole genome shotgun sequence genome encodes:
- the LOC137656085 gene encoding zinc finger protein OZF-like → MRVLRGYQNLKVLKRQKMNPESPLKFCLKSEVEEPAQDASIKIEEDLTDFCTERKDPLFMSPNDLEDPLSVVSASHEERDLEDCSAATDEILHFDPIVTFKTEPEIYEHSEESEISVFTEGKVNYSCLIDSEDSSILGNPVVIKTEEDLLMNNHWKKSINKRNLIADLKLTGKKPLTCFMCGKTFGRKSHLKDHIISHTGEKPFACSECGKGFSQKGHLTVHMNSHTGRKPHKCPECGRAFTQKGHLTVHMISHTGAKPFKCNECGKAYSHKNNFLSHMIIHTGEEPFRCGECGKVFYARSKLLRHMNTHTGEKPYKCNKCEKGYADKRDLTKHMTIHTGN, encoded by the coding sequence ATGAGAGTTTTAAGAGGGTATCAGAATCTTAAAGTACTAAAAAGACAAAAAATGAATCCAGAATCGCCTTTGAAATTTTGTTTGAAAAGTGAAGTTGAGGAGCCCGCACAAGATGCCTCTATCAAAATTGAAGAAGATTTGACTGATTTTTGCACTGAAAGAAAAGATCCACTATTTATGTCTCCAAACGATCTTGAAGATCCATTAAGTGTTGTTTCAGCCAGTCATGAAGAGAGGGATTTGGAAGACTGTAGTGCAGCCACGGATGAAATATTACATTTTGACCCAATTGTGACATTTAAGACAGAGCCAGAAATATATGAGCATAGTGAAGAGTCAGAGATCAGTGTGTTTACTGAAGGGAAAGTGAATTATTCGTGCTTAATTGATTCAGAAGATAGTAGCATTCTAGGGAATCCCGTGGTAATTAAAACAGAGGAAGATCTATTAATGAACAATCATTGGAAAAAATCGATTAACAAAAGAAACCTCATAGCTGACTTGAAACTAACCGGAAAGAAGCCACTGACATGCTTTATGTGCGGGAAAACATTTGGTAGGAAATCGCATTTAAAAGACCACATTATAAGTCATACCGGAGAGAAACCATTCGCCTGCAGCGAATGCGGGAAAGGATTTTCTCAAAAAGGCCATCTGACAGTTCATATGAATAGTCATACTGGCAGGAAGCCACACAAATGCCCAGAATGTGGTAGAGCATTTACGCAAAAAGGTCATCTCACAGTTCACATGATTAGTCACACGGGAGCAAAACCGTTCAAATGCAATGAATGTGGGAAAGCATATTCTCATAAGAACAATTTCTTGAGTCATATGATTATTCACACGGGCGAGGAGCCCTTCAGATGTGGCGAATGCGGAAAAGTATTCTATGCAAGGAGTAAACTTTTGAGACATATGAACACTCACACTGGAGAGAAGCCCTACAAATGTAATAAATGCGAGAAAGGATATGCTGACAAACGCGACCTCACCAAACATATGACTATTCACACTGggaactga